The segment ACAGTATCGATAAAATGGATTAAATTTAAGGCGCAAATTCGCGCCTTAAATTTCACCTATGAAACGACCTTGATTTCGATATCCTCGCCATTGGCGTCGATTAGGATTGCATTTCCTTCTTTTAGCTCGTCGTTTAAAATCATATCGGCGATCTTATCCTCGACCAAATCATAAAGTGCCCGTCTTAGCGGTCTGGCGCCGTATTCTGCGTCAAATCCAGCCCCGGCAATGAGCTTTTTGGCATTTTCGCTTAGAGTTGCGCTGATACCGCGCTCTTCGAGTAAATGCGCCAGCTCTTTAAACATAATCCCCACGATATCGATGAGATTGTCCTCGCTAAGGGCGTTGAAAATCACAATGTCATCTAAGCGGTTGATAAACTCGGGTCTGAAATAGTTTTTCAGCTCGTCTTTTACGGCGTTTTCGCGCTCATTTTCGCCCAGACTCATAATCTTATCCGAACCGATATTGCTCGTAAGGATAATAATAGTGTTTTTAAAATCCACAACCACGCCCTTATTATCGGTCGCGCGCCCGTCATCGAGTATGCCAAGCAAGATATTAAAGACATCTTTGTGTGCTTTTTCAATTTCGTCGAAAAGTAGCACGCTATATGGACGGCGGCGCACAGCCTCGCTTAGCTGACCACCCTCATCGTATCCCACATATCCAGGAGGCGCACCAAGCAAGCGTGAGACGCTGTGTTTTTCCATATATTCGCTCATATCAAATCTAATCATCGCTCGCTCATCGTCGAATAAAAATTTCGCTAGCGTTTTGGCGCTCTCTGTTTTGCCTACGCCAGTAGGTCCTAAAAACAAAAAGCTTCCAATCGGGCGATTTGCGCTAGCAAGGCCAGCCTTGTTTCGCTTCACAGCGCGCGCTATGGCGTGAAGTGCGGCGTCTTGACCTACGACACTTTGTTTTAGGTGAGATTCGATATTTAGGTATTTTTCTCGCTCTGATGAGAGCATTTTGCTTACGCTAATTCCTGTCCATTTGCTAAGGATTCCTGCGACCATTTCCTCATCGACGCGATTTTTTAGCAAAACTCCACTTTCCTTCATACCCTCCCATTTGGCTTCTAACTCTTTGACTTTGGCATTTGCGGCTGGGATTTTGCCGTATTCGATCTCGGCAGCCTTGCTTAAATCGCCTTTGCTTCTAGCGTTTGCGGCTTCGATTTTTAGGCTATCTATTGATTTTTTGGCTTCGCTTATGCCGTTAAATACAGCCTTTTCGTTTTCAAATTTAGCCAAAAGCGAATTTTTGGTTTCGTTTAAATTCTCAATCTCTTTGTCGATTTGATTTAGTCTTTTGTCGTTTTTGGCGTCGTTTTCCATTTTTAGGGCTTCTTTTTCGACTTGGAGGGTTAGGATTTCCCGTTTTGCCTTGGCTAGTTCGTAAGGCTCGCTCTCGATTTGCATTTTTAGCTCAGCGGCAGCCTCGTCGATCAAATCAATCGCCTTATCAGGCAAAAATCTATCGCTGATATATCGGTGGCTAAGCTTGGTGGCAGCGACTAGCGCGCTATCTGTGATTGTAACATTGTGATGAACCTCTAAGCGCTCTTTTATGCCACGAAGTATCGCCGTAGCCTCGCTCACGGTCGGTTCAGCCACGATGACAGGCTGGAAACGGCGCTGCAAGGCGGCGTCTTTTTCGAAATATTTGCGATATTCTTTGAGCGTAGTCGCGCCGATAGTGTGTAGCTCGCCACGCGCTAGGGCAGGTTTTAGGATATTTGCAGCGTCCATACTGCCTTCACTTGCCCCAGCTCCCACGATAGTGTGAATTTCATCGATGAAAAGTATCACATCGCCAGCTTTTTTGACCTCGTCGATGACGGCTTTTAGGCGGTCTTCGAACTCGCCTCTGTATTTCGCACCGGCAATGAGTGCGCTCATATCAAGCGCCATTACGCGCTTGTTTTGCAGGCTAAGCGGGACATCTTTTTGCGCGATTAACTGCGCCAAACCCTCGACAATGGCGGTTTTACCCACACCTGGTTCGCCAAGAAGTATTGGGTTGTTTTTCGTTTTACGGATTAGTATTTGCATCATGCGAGTAATGACTTCATCGCGCCCGATAATGGGATCTAACTCGCCATTTATCGCCTTTTGGGTCAAATTTAGCGCAAATTTGCTAAGCGCTTCTAGGGTGTCATCGCCTGTTTTGGTGGTGATATTTTTGCCTGCTCTTAGCATTTCTAGCTCTTTTTTTATCTCGCTAAGATCGGCAAATTTAGCCAAAATTTCTTTTAGCGGAGATTTGTCTAAATTCGCCACTAACCAAGTATCAATAGCGATAAATTTGTCCCCAAGGCTCGTCATTAGGCCTTTTGCGCTCTCTAACGAATTTACCACTTCGCGCGAAATTTTGATATTATCGCGCGTAACATTTGAGCTAGTTGGCAGGGTTTGTAGCGCACTTTTGATTTCTAATTCAACCGCGCTTTTGCTGATGTCAAATTTGTTAAAAATTTGATTTAGCACAGAGGTTGAATCCACGCACAATGCCCACAAAATGTGCAAATTCGCAACCTCGCCATTTTTGGAGTGGATAGCTAGGGAGAGCGAACTTTCGAGTAGTGAGTGCATTTTGTCGGTTA is part of the Campylobacter sp. VBCF_01 NA2 genome and harbors:
- a CDS encoding ATP-dependent Clp protease ATP-binding subunit, whose amino-acid sequence is MNETLEILTDKMHSLLESSLSLAIHSKNGEVANLHILWALCVDSTSVLNQIFNKFDISKSAVELEIKSALQTLPTSSNVTRDNIKISREVVNSLESAKGLMTSLGDKFIAIDTWLVANLDKSPLKEILAKFADLSEIKKELEMLRAGKNITTKTGDDTLEALSKFALNLTQKAINGELDPIIGRDEVITRMMQILIRKTKNNPILLGEPGVGKTAIVEGLAQLIAQKDVPLSLQNKRVMALDMSALIAGAKYRGEFEDRLKAVIDEVKKAGDVILFIDEIHTIVGAGASEGSMDAANILKPALARGELHTIGATTLKEYRKYFEKDAALQRRFQPVIVAEPTVSEATAILRGIKERLEVHHNVTITDSALVAATKLSHRYISDRFLPDKAIDLIDEAAAELKMQIESEPYELAKAKREILTLQVEKEALKMENDAKNDKRLNQIDKEIENLNETKNSLLAKFENEKAVFNGISEAKKSIDSLKIEAANARSKGDLSKAAEIEYGKIPAANAKVKELEAKWEGMKESGVLLKNRVDEEMVAGILSKWTGISVSKMLSSEREKYLNIESHLKQSVVGQDAALHAIARAVKRNKAGLASANRPIGSFLFLGPTGVGKTESAKTLAKFLFDDERAMIRFDMSEYMEKHSVSRLLGAPPGYVGYDEGGQLSEAVRRRPYSVLLFDEIEKAHKDVFNILLGILDDGRATDNKGVVVDFKNTIIILTSNIGSDKIMSLGENERENAVKDELKNYFRPEFINRLDDIVIFNALSEDNLIDIVGIMFKELAHLLEERGISATLSENAKKLIAGAGFDAEYGARPLRRALYDLVEDKIADMILNDELKEGNAILIDANGEDIEIKVVS